The Runella sp. SP2 genome includes a window with the following:
- the csx2 gene encoding TIGR02221 family CRISPR-associated protein, with protein sequence MARKVFISFLGTNNYVPCNYFIEKDTTQKVSNVKYVQEAIIKLFCNDFTQNDVIFTFTTSLAHQMNYLDNGQWNNKSQQYDLPNIGLQTVYKNILGTSNSPKYQSLPIKEGFSENEIWEIFETVSSVIENGDELILDITHAFRFLPMLGVTLIDFLRVTKNISVKGVFYGAFEKLGVQAKVLNMPIEERNAPIINLLSLIELQRWTQAANNFQQYGFIDDILELTNKNIKPILAKSQGRDELSQNLRSFGTIIDTLIKNIFTNRGKSLKEFNSEVLKKNISNIESSDLFIKPLKSLFTIIKTKISPFNNTKEIWLDSAKWCSNHNLTQQGITQLQEGIITYILEKVKLTYDDSFYDCYLEKPRVLISKILNIIEKKTDEENWKGISLEDKRRIQILINHPLIIDFASIFAKITSCRNDIQHSGYVSNANSQSFKVNLQSFIKHVDDIVQKYDAPQSH encoded by the coding sequence ATGGCACGAAAAGTTTTTATTTCATTTTTGGGGACTAATAATTATGTTCCTTGTAACTATTTTATAGAAAAAGATACTACACAAAAAGTGAGTAATGTAAAGTATGTACAGGAAGCCATTATAAAGTTATTTTGTAACGATTTCACTCAAAACGATGTAATTTTTACATTTACAACATCGCTGGCTCATCAAATGAATTACTTAGATAATGGTCAGTGGAATAATAAAAGTCAACAATACGACTTGCCCAATATAGGTTTGCAGACAGTTTACAAGAATATTTTAGGAACTTCAAATAGTCCCAAATATCAATCTTTACCTATTAAAGAAGGTTTTTCTGAGAATGAGATTTGGGAGATATTTGAAACTGTATCAAGTGTTATTGAAAATGGGGATGAGTTGATTTTAGATATTACTCATGCGTTTAGATTTCTGCCAATGCTTGGCGTAACACTAATTGATTTTTTGAGAGTAACAAAAAATATCTCAGTCAAAGGGGTATTTTATGGTGCTTTTGAAAAATTAGGAGTTCAGGCAAAAGTACTTAATATGCCTATAGAAGAGCGTAATGCTCCTATTATCAACCTATTATCTTTAATTGAGTTACAACGATGGACACAAGCAGCTAATAATTTCCAACAATATGGATTTATTGATGATATATTAGAATTAACCAACAAAAATATTAAACCTATTTTAGCTAAATCTCAGGGTAGAGACGAACTCTCTCAAAACTTACGTAGTTTTGGAACTATTATTGACACGCTTATAAAAAATATATTTACTAATAGAGGAAAAAGCTTAAAAGAGTTTAATTCAGAAGTTCTCAAAAAAAATATTTCAAATATTGAATCATCTGATTTATTTATAAAACCACTCAAATCTCTCTTTACAATCATTAAAACTAAAATATCTCCTTTTAATAATACCAAGGAAATTTGGCTCGACTCAGCAAAATGGTGTAGCAATCATAATCTTACTCAACAGGGCATTACTCAATTACAGGAAGGCATCATAACATACATTCTCGAAAAAGTAAAGCTTACTTATGATGATTCTTTTTATGATTGTTATTTAGAAAAACCAAGAGTTTTAATTTCAAAAATACTAAACATTATTGAAAAAAAAACTGATGAAGAAAACTGGAAGGGAATTAGCCTGGAAGATAAAAGGCGGATTCAGATACTTATTAATCATCCGCTAATAATTGATTTTGCAAGCATTTTTGCCAAAATCACAAGTTGTAGAAACGATATTCAACATAGCGGTTATGTATCTAATGCCAATAGTCAATCATTTAAAGTAAACCTTCAATCATTTATTAAACACGTTGACGATATTGTTCAAAAGTACGATGCTCCTCAATCTCACTAA